The following coding sequences are from one Methanosarcina sp. WWM596 window:
- a CDS encoding GPW/gp25 family protein, with protein sequence MTKEFLGKGWQFPVNVSLTGKIKMSSYEDDIKEAISVILGTSKGERAMRPDFGCGIYDYVFSPINTSTIMLIEASVREALVFWEPRIEITGVKAVADADEEEKLLISIDYTVRTTNNRFNLVYPFYLKESR encoded by the coding sequence ATGACCAAGGAATTTCTGGGAAAAGGGTGGCAGTTCCCTGTTAATGTGAGTTTAACTGGAAAAATAAAGATGTCTTCGTATGAAGACGATATAAAGGAAGCTATCTCGGTTATTCTTGGCACTTCCAAAGGTGAGCGGGCAATGCGCCCGGATTTTGGCTGCGGGATTTACGATTATGTTTTTTCTCCCATAAACACCTCAACGATCATGCTGATAGAAGCAAGTGTCAGAGAAGCACTTGTATTCTGGGAGCCGAGAATTGAAATTACCGGTGTAAAAGCAGTGGCAGATGCCGATGAGGAAGAGAAACTCCTTATCAGTATAGATTACACGGTCAGAACGACTAATAACAGGTTCAATCTCGTTTATCCATTTTATTTGAAGGAAAGCAGGTAA
- a CDS encoding putative baseplate assembly protein, translating to MPKIDSRNFQKLLEEKRSIAPLYTPEWDAADDMDTGVALLKIFTHMQEEIISRLNRVPEKNFAAFLEMIGLKLMPAQPAKVPVTFYLPENLSGGVFVPAGTMVAADETERHKVLNFETTNGIFATSAAIEEIYGVDPDDDSVYRYTDNFFMKKEFSIFETERTRTEELSLDSTSSNLKNKQDHILYLGHKELFNLKNPAIIELHFEFETGSVEFLKNFIWEYWGENDELKIIDDSKITPDPNKNNLKLQIDTPIKEKEINGIKTRWIRCRANKVIKNSALPVIKNIQIKVGLADGQTIKPDIGYFDQVPLEINKSGKFYIFGQQPCLLNTFYIANREAFSKRNAVITITFIRNVGEVPIPDKGDRTLPWEYWNGKVWCALSLDDNKLNNFVLNDPDHSGSIKFKCPADIEEIEVNGVENYWIRVRLVDGNYGKYDPVKIGQGDDAHWEVQPNFKAPIVNEIKIQYYIENKIFLQRCLSCNNLECHDFTQESEDGTGLKLFTPLPEKYPTLYIGFKDSFKKGNIGIFFSLKDMDYPLESRPKIKWTYWSKAPNLIANITSTTEITLASTAGISIGTVLLFEEIVGSRTITGTAIVDSLESNGTITLKEKLNYDYTRNALVFKRTNLEVTDNTHYLTTTGTLEFIGPPDQSKTHKFGIESYWLMGELIKPGRMPLIKGIYPNTVWAEQVETIKDEILGSGDGEKNKSYNFFRVPVISPEIWVRHENTVSKGEEDSPSSEDINEIKDDTGKTIEMWVRWKVVDDFVDSGSRSRHCTIDNAMGILQFGDGKHGMIPPIGQDNIKATYKTGGGVLGNVAENEIKTLMSSIAGIDHITNHEPAEGGSDTELLSEIFERGPHLIKHRDRAVTKEDFERLAKAASSYIARTKCLVINNKLTVIVIPKGEEDKPQPSRGLLEIVRKSLLERSLNMILEESLVVTGPTYGEIKVKVDVIPESIDQAIPLEKTILNLLKEYLHPLTGGNDESGWEFGRGVHISEIYAMLEGIKGVDHVENLTLNNSCEDISIDKFKIVCSGEHEITMRLGS from the coding sequence ATGCCGAAAATAGATTCAAGGAATTTCCAGAAGCTTTTAGAAGAAAAAAGGAGCATTGCTCCTTTATATACGCCCGAATGGGACGCTGCAGATGACATGGATACTGGTGTCGCTCTCCTTAAGATCTTTACCCATATGCAGGAGGAAATAATCAGCAGGTTGAACCGTGTGCCTGAGAAGAATTTCGCTGCTTTTCTGGAGATGATCGGGCTAAAACTAATGCCAGCCCAGCCAGCGAAAGTGCCAGTAACATTCTATCTTCCGGAAAATCTCTCCGGCGGCGTCTTTGTACCTGCAGGAACGATGGTAGCTGCTGATGAGACCGAGAGGCATAAAGTCCTGAACTTTGAAACCACAAATGGAATTTTTGCAACCAGCGCTGCAATAGAAGAGATATACGGGGTAGATCCTGATGACGATTCTGTATATAGGTATACGGATAATTTTTTTATGAAAAAAGAGTTTTCAATTTTTGAAACAGAAAGAACTCGGACGGAAGAACTGAGTTTAGATAGCACTTCTTCTAACCTTAAAAATAAACAGGATCATATTTTATATCTGGGCCACAAAGAGCTCTTTAATTTGAAAAATCCAGCAATAATAGAACTTCACTTTGAATTTGAAACTGGCAGTGTAGAATTCCTCAAGAACTTTATCTGGGAGTACTGGGGAGAAAACGACGAACTAAAAATAATTGATGACTCAAAGATAACACCAGATCCGAACAAAAATAACTTGAAATTACAAATTGACACACCTATAAAAGAAAAAGAAATTAATGGGATTAAAACGCGCTGGATACGTTGTAGAGCAAATAAAGTTATTAAAAACTCGGCTCTGCCCGTTATTAAGAATATCCAGATAAAAGTGGGGCTTGCTGATGGCCAAACTATTAAGCCGGATATTGGTTATTTCGATCAAGTACCTCTAGAGATAAATAAATCTGGAAAATTTTATATTTTCGGACAGCAACCTTGCTTACTTAATACTTTTTATATTGCAAATCGAGAAGCATTTTCAAAGAGAAATGCAGTAATTACGATAACTTTCATTCGAAATGTGGGCGAAGTCCCAATACCAGATAAGGGTGACAGAACACTTCCATGGGAATACTGGAATGGGAAAGTATGGTGTGCTCTTTCGCTTGATGATAATAAACTAAATAATTTTGTATTAAATGACCCGGATCATTCTGGCAGCATCAAATTTAAATGCCCTGCCGATATCGAGGAAATTGAAGTTAATGGTGTGGAAAATTATTGGATAAGGGTCCGGTTAGTAGACGGGAACTATGGAAAGTATGATCCGGTTAAGATAGGTCAAGGTGATGATGCTCACTGGGAGGTTCAACCAAATTTCAAAGCACCTATTGTCAATGAAATTAAGATTCAATATTATATCGAAAATAAAATATTTTTGCAACGTTGTCTTTCCTGTAACAATCTTGAATGTCATGATTTTACCCAAGAAAGCGAGGATGGTACGGGACTTAAACTATTTACTCCTCTTCCTGAAAAATATCCAACTTTATATATAGGCTTTAAAGATTCATTCAAGAAAGGCAATATCGGTATTTTCTTTTCCCTCAAAGACATGGATTACCCGCTCGAATCCAGACCAAAAATCAAATGGACCTACTGGAGCAAAGCGCCCAATTTGATCGCAAATATAACAAGCACGACCGAAATAACTCTCGCTTCGACTGCAGGAATATCCATCGGCACAGTACTTCTTTTTGAGGAAATAGTTGGTTCCAGAACCATAACAGGGACAGCAATTGTTGACTCTCTCGAGTCAAATGGAACAATTACATTGAAAGAAAAGTTAAATTACGATTATACCAGGAATGCACTTGTATTCAAAAGAACTAACCTTGAAGTGACTGATAATACCCATTATCTCACAACTACTGGAACACTTGAATTTATAGGACCGCCTGATCAGTCAAAAACGCATAAGTTCGGGATAGAGAGCTACTGGCTTATGGGCGAATTGATTAAACCTGGCAGGATGCCTTTAATTAAAGGGATATATCCAAATACGGTATGGGCAGAACAGGTTGAGACTATTAAGGATGAAATTCTCGGTTCAGGAGACGGAGAGAAAAACAAAAGCTATAATTTTTTCAGAGTCCCTGTAATCTCCCCTGAGATATGGGTAAGACACGAAAATACTGTTTCTAAAGGTGAGGAAGACTCTCCATCCAGTGAAGATATAAATGAGATTAAAGATGACACAGGAAAAACCATAGAAATGTGGGTCAGATGGAAGGTGGTTGATGATTTTGTGGATTCTGGTTCCCGGAGCAGGCATTGTACGATAGACAACGCCATGGGGATATTGCAGTTTGGGGATGGAAAGCACGGAATGATTCCTCCTATAGGGCAGGATAATATTAAAGCCACTTACAAAACAGGCGGTGGGGTGCTGGGAAATGTTGCAGAGAACGAAATAAAAACACTTATGTCATCAATTGCCGGCATCGACCATATTACTAATCATGAGCCTGCTGAAGGAGGTTCTGATACAGAACTGCTTTCAGAGATTTTTGAAAGAGGGCCTCATCTGATAAAACACAGGGACAGGGCGGTTACCAAAGAGGATTTTGAAAGATTAGCAAAGGCAGCCTCAAGTTATATTGCAAGGACAAAGTGTCTCGTGATTAACAACAAATTAACTGTCATTGTAATTCCGAAAGGTGAAGAGGATAAGCCTCAGCCTTCAAGAGGGTTATTGGAGATTGTAAGAAAGAGCCTTCTTGAACGCAGCCTGAACATGATACTTGAAGAAAGCCTGGTGGTTACAGGTCCAACTTATGGAGAGATCAAAGTCAAAGTTGACGTCATACCTGAGTCCATTGACCAGGCAATTCCTTTAGAAAAAACTATTTTAAATCTACTGAAAGAGTACCTTCACCCTCTCACAGGAGGAAACGATGAAAGTGGATGGGAATTCGGAAGGGGAGTACACATCTCAGAAATTTACGCGATGCTTGAAGGTATAAAAGGCGTGGATCACGTGGAAAATCTAACGCTTAACAATTCCTGTGAGGATATTTCAATAGACAAGTTTAAGATTGTCTGCTCGGGTGAACACGAAATAACAATGAGGTTGGGAAGTTAA
- a CDS encoding putative baseplate assembly protein, producing MPLPKENLDNKAFDDLVKDSISRIPIYAPGWTDYNVHDPGITFIELFSWLTEMQIYRLNRINDKNYRKYLKLIGIPKLKPASAAKVDVTFSLRPGVTQADVPKGTIVVATYPVTGENIFFRIEQDLKVVNTEITVLSREVNTHEVYIKTNKKDDVCQYEFRPDEQLKEGDELYIGFKDYPNKEIVLKFYFQVEEPFKKEDSSFLVPSGTLSWEYFSVDGKWHSIEEIVDSTALSGMVNIKIVNGMKKTKVSGKDLFWLRCKINENGNSILPKIDHVLLNKDLKVNDITVLSRNAGDIYINNTEVNKNDNLYYHAFRTGEQPEEGDELYIGFEDNPFKYNLEKEIVLAFYLQDDEPLADEENTVLVPSGTLNWEYYGANETPDTNEWNTIEDGGVTDGTRNLTVSGKVRIKIDKELKEKDIGETKGFFWLRCSVKDKNGYYIPPKIDRVLLNTVSAVNAIPYNEVKFSSSGLPGFYIDLEHVPVLDATEPDKRLTVNKDENWTEVKDFDASKPGDQHYTVNFASGRVTFGNGINGKIPPKGTDNIRVSYCSGGGVRGNVKAGAITRILDGSLDERVTVINIEAASCGTEAETLEEAIQRARNELKKVTRAVTSADYEYLALNTPGLRVARAKALPRYHPSQDREVPGIISIIVVPESPFNNPIPSENFLKAVYRHLDEHRLLTTELFVLQPVYVEISVKAEVVVKPKNLTAQVKKAIENKLEKFLHPVSGGFDGKGLPFGRSVYLSEIYELIDGVEGVDYVVSVTLRGIRKTEKESLDIPPTATRSISIPAEGLVYLDLVKTKIVAREET from the coding sequence ATGCCGCTACCTAAAGAAAACCTGGATAACAAGGCATTTGACGACCTTGTGAAAGACTCGATTTCCCGCATACCCATATACGCGCCCGGATGGACAGACTATAATGTACACGATCCTGGCATCACTTTCATTGAACTTTTCTCCTGGCTGACTGAGATGCAGATCTACCGCCTGAACAGGATTAATGACAAAAATTACAGGAAATATTTAAAGCTGATAGGCATTCCAAAACTAAAACCTGCAAGTGCAGCAAAGGTCGATGTCACTTTTTCTCTACGGCCGGGTGTTACGCAGGCAGATGTGCCGAAGGGAACTATAGTAGTTGCTACCTACCCGGTTACGGGTGAAAATATATTTTTTAGAATAGAGCAGGATCTTAAAGTAGTAAATACGGAAATAACAGTTCTTTCCCGTGAGGTAAATACACATGAAGTCTATATTAAAACTAATAAAAAAGATGATGTGTGCCAATATGAATTCAGGCCGGACGAACAACTGAAAGAAGGTGATGAGCTATACATTGGATTTAAGGATTATCCGAATAAGGAAATAGTTCTTAAATTTTATTTTCAGGTTGAAGAGCCGTTTAAAAAAGAAGATAGTTCGTTTTTGGTTCCATCAGGAACATTAAGTTGGGAATATTTTTCAGTAGACGGGAAATGGCATTCTATTGAAGAAATAGTCGATAGCACTGCTCTCAGTGGTATGGTTAATATAAAAATAGTTAATGGCATGAAAAAGACAAAAGTTAGTGGGAAAGATCTTTTCTGGCTAAGGTGCAAAATAAATGAAAATGGTAATTCTATTCTACCAAAAATCGATCACGTGCTTTTAAATAAAGACCTGAAGGTTAATGATATAACAGTTCTCTCCCGTAATGCAGGTGACATATATATCAATAATACTGAAGTTAATAAAAACGACAACCTGTACTATCATGCGTTCCGGACGGGCGAGCAACCGGAAGAAGGTGATGAGCTTTATATTGGATTTGAGGATAATCCATTTAAGTATAACCTTGAAAAGGAAATTGTTCTTGCGTTTTATCTTCAGGATGATGAGCCACTTGCAGATGAAGAAAATACAGTTCTGGTTCCATCAGGAACGTTAAACTGGGAGTATTACGGCGCCAATGAAACTCCCGATACTAATGAGTGGAATACAATAGAAGACGGCGGAGTAACGGACGGGACCAGGAATTTAACAGTCAGTGGTAAGGTTAGAATAAAAATAGATAAAGAGTTGAAAGAAAAAGATATCGGTGAAACAAAAGGTTTTTTCTGGCTAAGATGCAGCGTGAAGGATAAGAATGGTTATTATATCCCACCGAAAATCGATCGTGTGCTTTTAAATACAGTTTCTGCAGTTAATGCTATTCCATATAATGAGGTTAAATTTTCAAGCAGTGGTCTGCCTGGTTTTTATATAGACCTGGAACATGTGCCTGTGCTGGATGCAACTGAACCGGATAAAAGGCTCACCGTCAATAAAGACGAAAACTGGACCGAGGTAAAGGATTTTGATGCTTCAAAGCCGGGAGACCAGCATTACACTGTGAATTTTGCTTCGGGTAGAGTGACTTTTGGAAACGGTATTAATGGTAAAATCCCACCAAAGGGCACAGACAATATTAGGGTTTCTTATTGTTCAGGCGGAGGAGTGCGTGGAAATGTAAAAGCCGGAGCCATAACAAGGATTTTAGATGGCTCCCTTGATGAGAGGGTAACGGTTATCAACATAGAAGCAGCATCATGCGGAACGGAAGCTGAGACACTTGAGGAAGCAATTCAACGTGCAAGGAATGAGTTGAAAAAAGTAACAAGGGCTGTTACATCTGCGGATTATGAATACCTTGCTTTGAACACACCCGGACTGCGTGTTGCAAGGGCTAAAGCCTTACCAAGATATCACCCCAGCCAGGACAGAGAAGTGCCGGGTATTATTAGCATTATTGTTGTTCCGGAAAGCCCTTTTAATAATCCTATTCCAAGTGAAAACTTCCTGAAGGCTGTTTACAGGCACTTAGATGAGCACCGCCTGCTCACAACCGAACTATTTGTTCTTCAGCCTGTGTATGTAGAGATCTCAGTGAAAGCAGAGGTAGTTGTAAAGCCTAAAAATCTTACAGCTCAGGTGAAAAAAGCTATTGAAAATAAACTAGAAAAGTTCCTCCATCCGGTTTCAGGAGGTTTCGATGGCAAGGGTTTGCCTTTTGGAAGATCTGTGTATCTATCAGAAATTTATGAACTAATAGATGGCGTAGAAGGCGTGGATTATGTAGTGAGTGTAACCTTAAGAGGAATACGTAAAACGGAGAAGGAATCTCTCGATATACCCCCAACGGCGACGAGAAGTATCAGTATACCGGCAGAGGGTCTAGTCTATTTAGATTTAGTAAAAACAAAAATTGTAGCCAGGGAGGAAACCTGA
- a CDS encoding PAAR domain-containing protein, protein MPPAARVGDLTSHGTPLGPGPGSVNVLIGGMPAWRAAVDTHTCPLVSGVVPHVGGVVAVGSVTVLINNLPAARMGDTIVESGPPNTITMGCMTVLIG, encoded by the coding sequence ATGCCACCAGCAGCCAGAGTCGGAGATTTAACAAGCCATGGTACTCCTCTTGGTCCGGGGCCTGGAAGTGTCAACGTATTAATCGGAGGAATGCCCGCCTGGAGAGCAGCAGTAGATACTCATACGTGTCCTCTAGTTTCTGGAGTTGTGCCGCATGTAGGAGGGGTTGTTGCCGTAGGAAGCGTCACAGTTCTAATTAACAACCTCCCTGCTGCACGCATGGGTGATACCATTGTTGAGAGCGGGCCGCCCAATACTATTACTATGGGCTGCATGACCGTACTGATAGGATAA
- a CDS encoding phage baseplate assembly protein V has protein sequence MTLETLSKGNLNFYAPRFEVEIEGEKLDVSTSKEIIDVTVYEKLDEGASFELTFHNEFDMNTQKFKWIDDSRFNVGNKITIKIGSGSNLHTMLMGRITSLEPSFFAGDTPTLKIRGQDPSYDYMKRATPERTFIEKTYSDIVRTIAQEAGLDCVVDNTGKFEKFIRKNNSETYYEFLDDIRNKVGFVFYIEGRTIHFVKSGNNKKEILKLELGKDIISFNPVMNTTGLLAEVEVRGHNPQDPNTIFIGKAKAERELVALANKTGSKDLAKKVITVEVVNSKEHAVAIAKAELAKANDTLFGGKVECIGLPQIRVGVNVKLEKIGKLFSHKYYVTETTHTINERGYVTRFSVGHNNSILDELGTTNKSAGKLNGVACGIVTNNKDPDKLGRLKVKFPWLSDDNETDWVRMTTFMAGGGRGSFFLPEVGDEVLVAFENGNINRPYIIGALWNGVDKPIETNSDGKNNIRKIKSRSGHELIFNDEENKENVEIHTKAGHTIVLDDSSGKEKLEIKDKSGNNSILIDSANNAMAISSQMKIEIKSGSNSITIDSVANSIAISSQLKLSLKAPTIEIEAGGMMTIKSSGILTLQGSLVKIN, from the coding sequence ATGACCCTGGAAACCCTGTCAAAAGGAAATCTCAATTTTTATGCTCCAAGATTTGAGGTTGAGATTGAAGGTGAAAAATTAGATGTGAGCACTTCTAAAGAAATTATTGATGTAACCGTATATGAAAAACTAGATGAGGGAGCAAGTTTCGAATTAACGTTTCATAACGAGTTCGATATGAACACCCAGAAATTCAAATGGATTGACGACTCCCGTTTTAACGTTGGAAACAAGATAACTATAAAAATTGGATCTGGAAGTAACCTGCATACTATGTTAATGGGGAGAATAACAAGTCTTGAACCAAGTTTTTTCGCGGGTGATACACCTACACTTAAGATAAGAGGACAGGATCCTTCATACGATTATATGAAACGGGCTACGCCTGAAAGAACCTTTATTGAAAAAACATATAGCGATATAGTCCGAACGATTGCTCAGGAAGCAGGGTTAGATTGTGTTGTGGATAACACTGGAAAATTCGAAAAATTCATTCGTAAGAACAATAGCGAAACTTACTATGAATTCCTTGACGACATTAGAAACAAAGTTGGATTTGTTTTTTATATTGAAGGACGGACAATTCATTTTGTTAAGTCAGGAAATAATAAAAAGGAAATTTTAAAGTTAGAACTGGGTAAAGACATCATCAGTTTTAATCCAGTTATGAACACTACCGGATTACTCGCTGAAGTAGAGGTAAGAGGACATAATCCGCAAGACCCAAATACAATTTTTATAGGGAAAGCAAAGGCAGAACGCGAATTAGTGGCTTTAGCGAATAAAACGGGTTCCAAGGATTTGGCGAAGAAGGTAATAACAGTCGAGGTGGTGAACTCAAAAGAACATGCTGTTGCAATCGCTAAGGCGGAATTGGCCAAAGCGAATGATACCCTTTTCGGGGGTAAAGTTGAGTGTATTGGACTTCCACAGATCCGGGTAGGCGTGAATGTTAAACTTGAAAAAATAGGAAAGTTGTTCAGTCACAAGTACTATGTTACAGAAACTACTCACACTATAAATGAACGTGGTTATGTAACCCGATTTTCTGTAGGCCACAATAATAGTATCCTCGATGAACTCGGAACTACAAATAAATCTGCTGGAAAATTAAATGGTGTCGCATGCGGCATTGTTACCAATAATAAGGACCCTGACAAACTGGGAAGATTGAAAGTAAAATTTCCATGGCTTTCGGATGATAATGAAACCGACTGGGTACGCATGACCACATTTATGGCAGGGGGAGGGCGTGGGAGTTTTTTCCTACCAGAGGTTGGGGACGAAGTGCTGGTTGCTTTTGAAAACGGGAATATTAATCGCCCATATATTATCGGAGCGCTCTGGAATGGGGTCGATAAACCTATTGAGACCAACTCTGACGGCAAGAATAACATAAGAAAGATAAAGTCAAGAAGTGGGCATGAGCTTATTTTTAACGACGAAGAGAATAAAGAAAATGTAGAGATTCATACTAAAGCAGGCCACACGATAGTTCTTGACGACTCAAGCGGCAAAGAAAAACTGGAGATAAAGGATAAAAGCGGGAATAACTCGATTTTAATAGATTCTGCCAATAATGCAATGGCCATATCCAGCCAGATGAAAATCGAGATAAAAAGCGGAAGTAACTCGATTACAATAGATTCTGTGGCTAATTCGATTGCTATATCCAGCCAGTTAAAACTTAGCTTAAAAGCCCCGACTATTGAGATCGAAGCTGGAGGGATGATGACTATTAAATCATCGGGTATTTTAACTCTCCAGGGCAGCTTGGTAAAAATTAATTAA
- a CDS encoding phage tail protein: MSSEFKFRALTSEDWKEVTGDNLIFVEGLKLKHTEKLKNTEKDGTYTSESLDSGILGCFWHRIVLDADIPDNSTISITFSTSDIEKFEFSPNSEPIVFSKAKDALIQVPLGRYIRLSIDLHREGKESPVLKQVKVYYERLSYLRYLPAIYQDNSESKDFLERFLSIFESSMYDSGELISSLPLFFDPMAAPEEFYHWLADWISLDLYDLLEENQKREFILNAVQFYKKKGTVAGLSDLVSLLTGKKCCIKEYKNNVFRSWGMEHDEENELDDDEKVDILKCVTKAYNHDPECTKFYRRTSRTVYTVDSDDDTHPAKIPGLLTNRGKYCDELHYVTGVSSGKNGQAISYFSNSIGIFVLFPFGDKLQIERHQLHKIIDSFLPVFVKADITYVETTSLEESYSLDLINDKYSDEVIAPRLEDYSLGLIGDEHSDEAMASPLEEGNEIQYVKGECTDGVEYWTRFYTYYRPDSPDHSYGRTYSKENPEYKNFRTVNRKIISTFSI; encoded by the coding sequence ATGTCTTCGGAGTTTAAATTCAGAGCTTTAACAAGCGAAGACTGGAAGGAGGTTACTGGGGATAATCTAATTTTTGTCGAGGGCCTAAAACTCAAGCACACGGAAAAGCTTAAGAACACCGAGAAAGACGGCACATACACTTCAGAATCTCTTGACAGTGGAATTTTAGGCTGTTTCTGGCACCGTATTGTCCTTGATGCAGATATACCTGATAATTCTACAATTTCTATTACTTTTAGTACTTCGGATATAGAAAAATTCGAATTTTCTCCCAATTCTGAACCAATTGTTTTTTCAAAGGCAAAGGACGCTCTTATCCAAGTTCCACTTGGCAGATACATTCGACTGAGCATAGATCTCCACCGTGAAGGTAAGGAATCCCCTGTCTTGAAACAGGTGAAGGTATACTACGAGAGGCTTTCTTACCTCCGGTACCTTCCTGCAATATACCAGGACAACAGTGAGAGCAAAGATTTTCTTGAGCGGTTCCTATCGATATTTGAATCCTCAATGTACGACAGCGGGGAGTTGATATCCAGCTTACCTCTGTTTTTTGACCCTATGGCTGCCCCGGAGGAATTCTATCACTGGCTGGCTGACTGGATTTCCCTTGACCTGTACGATCTGCTGGAAGAAAACCAGAAAAGGGAGTTCATATTAAATGCGGTTCAATTTTACAAGAAGAAGGGGACAGTAGCCGGGTTATCAGACCTTGTGTCTCTTCTCACAGGGAAGAAGTGCTGCATTAAAGAGTACAAGAACAATGTGTTTCGTTCCTGGGGTATGGAGCATGATGAGGAAAATGAGTTAGACGATGATGAGAAGGTAGACATTCTTAAATGCGTGACTAAAGCCTATAATCATGACCCAGAGTGCACAAAATTTTACCGCAGAACATCCAGAACGGTATATACAGTTGATTCAGATGACGATACCCATCCTGCAAAAATTCCTGGTTTGCTGACAAATAGAGGCAAATACTGTGATGAATTGCATTATGTAACTGGCGTAAGCTCGGGAAAAAATGGACAAGCAATAAGTTATTTTTCAAATTCTATTGGCATTTTTGTTTTATTCCCCTTTGGGGATAAACTTCAGATTGAAAGGCATCAACTGCATAAGATCATAGATTCCTTCTTGCCGGTTTTTGTAAAGGCTGATATTACCTATGTTGAAACAACTTCACTTGAAGAATCTTATTCATTGGACCTGATTAATGACAAATACTCAGATGAAGTGATAGCGCCTCGACTTGAAGATTATTCTTTAGGCTTGATTGGTGACGAGCATTCAGATGAAGCGATGGCATCTCCTCTGGAAGAGGGTAACGAAATCCAATATGTTAAGGGGGAATGCACGGATGGAGTTGAATACTGGACTCGTTTTTACACATATTACAGACCTGATAGTCCTGATCATTCTTATGGTCGTACTTACAGTAAGGAAAACCCCGAATATAAGAACTTTAGAACCGTAAACCGGAAAATAATTTCTACATTTTCCATATAA